One window of Pseudacidobacterium ailaaui genomic DNA carries:
- the rocF gene encoding arginase translates to MSKTNETFAVPHSGVQSLPPRDICIIGVPLDLGASRRGVDMGPSAVRVAGLEARLEALGHNVSDGGNIGVAIAETKHVGEENARYLKEITETCTKAAEHVMEALEKGMTPVIIGGDHSVAAGSVSGVAEFYRRQNQKIGLIWIDAHSDLNTPETSPSGNVHGMPLAALLGLGPAALANICGFSPKVLPENTVLIGVRDIDATEKENIKRAGLTEVYTMRDIDERGMRAVMEEALRAAGRGTAGYHVSLDMDWVDPEDAPGVGTPVRGGATYREAHLAMEIIADHGRMLSLEVVEVNPVIDEHNRTADLAVELISSAFGKKIL, encoded by the coding sequence ATGTCGAAGACCAATGAAACATTTGCGGTGCCTCACAGCGGGGTCCAGTCCCTGCCACCGCGCGATATCTGCATCATCGGAGTGCCTCTGGATTTAGGGGCATCGCGCCGCGGCGTGGACATGGGCCCGTCGGCCGTCCGCGTCGCCGGTCTTGAAGCACGGCTGGAGGCGCTGGGCCACAATGTGAGCGATGGTGGAAACATCGGGGTCGCCATCGCAGAGACAAAACATGTTGGCGAAGAAAATGCGCGCTATCTGAAGGAGATTACCGAGACCTGCACCAAGGCCGCCGAACATGTGATGGAAGCCCTGGAAAAAGGCATGACGCCTGTCATTATTGGCGGAGATCATTCCGTTGCCGCAGGCAGTGTTTCCGGGGTAGCTGAGTTTTATCGGCGGCAGAACCAGAAGATTGGCCTTATCTGGATCGACGCCCACTCGGACCTGAACACGCCGGAGACTTCGCCCAGCGGCAATGTGCATGGAATGCCTCTGGCTGCGTTGCTGGGCCTGGGGCCGGCAGCGCTGGCCAATATCTGCGGGTTTTCGCCCAAGGTGTTGCCGGAAAACACAGTGCTGATTGGCGTCCGGGACATCGACGCGACGGAAAAGGAAAACATTAAGCGCGCCGGGCTGACCGAGGTCTATACCATGCGCGACATTGACGAGCGCGGGATGCGCGCTGTTATGGAAGAGGCCCTCCGCGCCGCCGGACGAGGGACGGCCGGCTATCATGTCTCCCTCGACATGGACTGGGTGGACCCGGAAGATGCTCCGGGAGTGGGTACACCGGTTCGCGGCGGCGCCACCTACCGCGAGGCGCATCTGGCGATGGAGATCATCGCTGACCACGGACGCATGTTGAGTCTGGAAGTGGTCGAGGTCAACCCCGTCATTGATGAACACAACCGGACGGCAGACCTCGCAGTAGAGCTGATTTCCTCAGCATTCGGGAAGAAGATCCTGTAG
- a CDS encoding D-alanine--D-alanine ligase family protein — protein sequence MPKLRVGVLFGGRSGEHEVSLLSAASVLQAINRKKYDVVPIGITKEGRWVTASDAERLLAGEPADQRQLRAGDPQATAPAAVLAKGEAVIVPPVPTAAKTGSLVPFETDRHPEHQALSVDVIFPVLHGTFGEDGTIQGLFELAGIAYVGSGVLGSATGMDKDVMKRLFASAKLPITKHVTFLRGEWEAGSRKIITRIEAALKYPVFVKPANLGSSVGISKAHDRKELGPAIELAANYDRKIVVEQGVGGKRGKARELEVAVLGNDAPKASVVGEVVPSKEFYDYEAKYLSEGSELIIPAKLTKQQAKQVQQMAIAAFRACDCSGLARVDFLMEPDTKTGKSGRIYLNEINTLPGFTAISMYPKLWAASGVPYTELIDRLIALALERRAEKDRTQYSR from the coding sequence ATGCCCAAACTTCGAGTCGGTGTTCTATTTGGCGGCCGCAGCGGTGAGCACGAAGTCTCTCTGCTTTCCGCGGCCTCGGTGCTTCAGGCCATCAACCGGAAAAAGTACGATGTTGTCCCCATTGGGATCACGAAAGAAGGGCGCTGGGTGACGGCGTCCGATGCCGAGCGTCTGCTGGCGGGGGAGCCGGCAGACCAGCGGCAGCTGCGTGCGGGTGACCCGCAGGCGACGGCCCCGGCCGCCGTTCTGGCCAAAGGGGAGGCGGTGATTGTTCCGCCAGTACCCACAGCGGCAAAGACCGGCTCTCTGGTACCTTTTGAGACCGATCGGCACCCGGAGCACCAGGCCCTCAGTGTGGACGTCATTTTTCCCGTGCTGCACGGGACCTTTGGCGAAGACGGGACCATTCAGGGGCTTTTTGAGCTGGCGGGAATCGCCTATGTTGGATCCGGAGTGCTCGGCTCTGCCACAGGCATGGACAAGGACGTGATGAAGCGGCTTTTTGCTTCGGCAAAACTGCCGATTACGAAGCATGTCACCTTCCTGCGTGGAGAATGGGAAGCGGGCAGCAGGAAAATCATCACGCGTATTGAAGCGGCGCTGAAATATCCGGTGTTTGTGAAGCCTGCCAACTTGGGCTCTTCGGTCGGGATCAGCAAGGCGCATGACCGCAAAGAGCTGGGTCCCGCCATTGAGCTTGCGGCGAATTACGACCGCAAAATCGTCGTGGAGCAGGGCGTAGGTGGAAAACGAGGCAAAGCACGCGAGCTGGAGGTGGCCGTGCTGGGTAACGACGCCCCGAAGGCTTCGGTGGTCGGGGAAGTGGTCCCCAGCAAAGAGTTCTACGATTACGAGGCCAAGTATCTAAGTGAGGGGTCGGAGCTTATCATTCCTGCAAAGCTTACGAAGCAGCAGGCAAAGCAGGTGCAGCAGATGGCCATTGCGGCATTCAGGGCCTGCGACTGCTCTGGGCTGGCGCGCGTGGATTTTCTGATGGAACCTGACACGAAGACGGGGAAATCCGGGCGCATTTATCTGAATGAGATCAACACACTGCCAGGATTTACGGCCATCAGCATGTATCCCAAGCTGTGGGCGGCGTCAGGAGTGCCGTATACAGAGCTGATTGACCGGCTGATTGCGCTTGCCTTGGAACGCCGCGCGGAGAAGGACCGGACGCAGTATTCGCGGTAA